In one Alnus glutinosa chromosome 12, dhAlnGlut1.1, whole genome shotgun sequence genomic region, the following are encoded:
- the LOC133852098 gene encoding L-type lectin-domain containing receptor kinase IX.1-like, giving the protein MYIPMLPLFFFLLLLPTAHSISFQITQFKPTATDILYLGDAVPFLGAIDMFNTKTYPWRVGWAIYAKRVPLWDSDTRKLTNFTTHYSFTYNTGANDNADGLAFFLAPAGFEIPPNSYGGFLGLFNTTTDTDSLRNQIVHVEFDSLSNEWDPPFDHVGINNNSIASAIYTRWNASSHSGDTADVWITYNASTQNLSVSWKYQTTSNTSEVTNLSYEIDLREILPPWVTVGFSATNGIGLSGEQIKIQSWEFSSSLEIKEKNGNNAKKKRLVVGFTVSGGVLIAGAITTFVILWTWKGKKKGTVDTKNLISINDDLERGGGPRRFSYNELALATCNFSNERKLGEGGFGAVYKGYLTDLDIPIAVKKISSGSKQGKKEYITEVKIISRLRHRNLVQLIGCCHDRGKFLLVYEFMPNCSLDAHLFGKRSPLPWVVRYKISLGLASALLYLHEEWEQCVVHRDIKSSNVMLDSSFAVKLGDFGLARLSDHELDPQTTGLAGTLGYMAPECMSTGRTSKESDVYSFGVVALEIATGRRSGYPMEEDSDVGLVQWVWNQYGRGDLLLAVDGKLQNDLDEKQVECLIIVGLWCAHPDRSLRPSIRQAIQVLNFDATTPNLPTQMPAPMYHVPIASVGSSEPLITTSLQGVGR; this is encoded by the coding sequence ATGTATATACCTATGttgcctctcttcttcttccttctacTTCTTCCCACCGCTCATTCAATTTCTTTCCAAATAACTCAATTTAAACCCACTGCCACCGACATACTATATCTGGGTGATGCTGTACCTTTTCTTGGAGCCATTGACATGTTCAACACAAAAACATATCCCTGGCGAGTAGGTTGGGCCATCTATGCTAAGAGGGTGCCGCTCTGGGACTCTGATACGAGAAAGCTCACTAACTTTACGACACATTACTCCTTCACTTACAACACCGGAGCTAACGATAATGCCGATGGGCTAGCATTCTTCTTGGCTCCGGCTGGGTTTGAAATCCCGCCGAATTCATATGGTGGATTTCTAGGCCTATTCAACACCACAACCGATACTGATTCACTTCGGAACCAAATTGTTCATGTTGAGTTCGACTCACTCTCGAACGAATGGGATCCTCCATTTGATCATGTGGGGATTAACAACAACTCAATTGCTTCTGCTATTTACACCCGTTGGAATGCCAGCTCGCACAGTGGAGACACTGCTGATGTATGGATCACCTACAATGCTTCTACCCAGAATTTGAGTGTCTCTTGGAAGTACCAAACAACCTCTAATACTTCGGAGGTTACCAATCTTTCTTATGAAATTGATCTCAGGGAAATTCTTCCCCCGTGGGTCACAGTTGGATTTTCAGCCACTAATGGTATTGGTTTGTCTGGAGagcaaattaaaattcaatcgTGGGAATTCAGTTCAAGTTtagaaattaaggaaaaaaatggaaataatgcAAAAAAGAAGAGATTAGTGGTTGGTTTTACAGTTTCGGGTGGTGTTCTGATAGCAGGGGCAATTACAACGTTTGTAATTTTGTGGACATGGAAGGGAAAGAAGAAGGGAACGGTAGATACAAAGAACTTAATATCGATAAACGACGACCTAGAAAGAGGAGGGGGACCAAGAAGGTTCTCTTATAACGAGCTTGCATTAGCCACCTGCAACTTCTCAAATGAGAGGAAATTGGGTGAAGGAGGGTTCGGCGCCGTTTACAAGGGGTATTTAACTGATTTAGACATTCCAATCGCTGTGAAGAAAATCTCAAGCGGGTCTAAACAGGGGAAGAAAGAATACATCACTGAAGTGAAGATCATTAGCCGGCTGAGGCACCGGAATCTTGTGCAACTCATAGGATGTTGTCATGACAGAGGTAAGTTCCTACTTGTCTACGAGTTTATGCCAAATTGTAGCCTTGATGCTCACCTCTTTGGGAAGAGGAGTCCTCTCCCTTGGGTAGTGAGATACAAGATATCTCTTGGATTGGCCTCCGCGTTGCTCTATCTTCATGAAGAGTGGGAGCAATGTGTGGTGCACCGGGATATCAAATCCAGCAATGTCATGCTAGACTCTAGTTTCGCTGTCAAGCTTGgtgactttggattggctcgACTTTCGGATCACGAGCTAGATCCCCAAACAACCGGGTTGGCCGGAACTTTAGGATACATGGCTCCAGAATGCATGAGCACAGGTAGGACTAGTAAAGAGTCGGACGTGTACAGCTTTGGGGTGGTTGCCTTAGAAATTGCTACTGGAAGAAGGTCAGGTTATCCCATGGAAGAGGATTCTGACGTAGGCTTGGTCCAGTGGGTTTGGAATCAGTATGGGAGAGGAGATCTTCTTTTGGCAGTGGATGGGAAGCTGCAAAATGATCTTGACGAAAAACAGGTCGAGTGCTTGATTATTGTTGGACTTTGGTGTGCTCACCCTGATCGAAGTCTTAGGCCCTCCATTAGGCAAGCAATTCAAGTTCTTAATTTTGA